A genomic region of Alnus glutinosa chromosome 11, dhAlnGlut1.1, whole genome shotgun sequence contains the following coding sequences:
- the LOC133881599 gene encoding uncharacterized protein LOC133881599, which translates to MEGSTNRAEAERWLSIAERLLMTSDFHGAKSFAIRARDSDPRTRMESADQIIAVADTLIAGESRITDGQPNWYAILQLVQPTQSLELIATQFRRLAILLSPERNRLGFADQAFRLVADAWSVLSHPSKKADFDHALSIFLASESTQPQLSVRRSPRTKDGKAVPSDEDRPSFNHVTESTGQSRPTPEWIGQSRPTPESTRQSRPTPESTEQSRRTPEPTTRQSRPTPEPTTRQSRRPTPEPTTRQSRPTPESNRQSRPTPESTRQETRPAESESPSFWTACPYCYVLYEYPKVYEECTLRCQKCKMAFHAVMIPSPPVTDKDTYFCCWGFFPIGLTCNDSSGSSKWTPISPVFACPVQAAGGANRNVSKPKSSPRVYYDDQDALLEVSDSSEDSDDEWGSNRRKRKAKKRASASAYAKKAQNERVRKVQSNAASGETLEGSKAEASKKSGGGAGKRGAAELGKLDLNVEFSNEAEEPARGTNAGNGEEDNIEGIGFFEGLDEFLSSLPILKG; encoded by the coding sequence ATGGAAGGAAGCACAAACAGAGCGGAGGCGGAGAGGTGGCTGAGCATAGCAGAGAGGCTCCTGATGACAAGTGACTTTCACGGGGCAAAGAGCTTCGCGATCCGGGCACGTGACTCCGACCCGAGGACGAGGATGGAGTCCGCGGACCAAATAATCGCCGTCGCCGACACGCTAATTGCCGGAGAGTCCCGGATCACCGACGGCCAGCCCAACTGGTACGCCATCCTCCAGCTCGTCCAGCCGACTCAGAGCCTCGAGCTCATCGCTACTCAGTTCCGCCGGCTAGCCATCCTCCTCAGTCCGGAAAGGAACCGCCTCGGATTCGCCGATCAGGCCTTCAGGCTCGTCGCCGACGCCTGGTCCGTTCTCTCCCACCCCTCCAAGAAAGCCGATTTCGATCACGCGCTCAGCATTTTCTTGGCCTCCGAGTCGACTCAGCCACAACTATCTGTGAGAAGAAGCCCTCGAACCAAGGACGGAAAAGCAGTACCCTCAGACGAAGATAGGCCGAGTTTCAATCACGTCACCGAGTCGACTGGGCAATCTCGGCCTACTCCTGAGTGGATTGGGCAATCTCGACCTACTCCTGAGTCGACCAGGCAATCTCGGCCTACTCCTGAGTCGACTGAACAATCTCGGCGTACTCCTGAGCCAACTACTAGGCAATCTCGACCTACTCCTGAGCCAACTACTCGGCAATCTCGGCGGCCTACTCCTGAGCCAACTACTCGGCAATCTCGGCCTACTCCTGAGTCGAATCGACAATCTCGTCCTACTCCTGAGTCGACTCGGCAAGAAACTCGTCCGGCTGAGTCAGAATCGCCGAGTTTCTGGACGGCGTGCCCGTACTGCTACGTGCTTTACGAGTACCCCAAGGTCTACGAGGAGTGTACTCTTCGTTGCCAGAAATGTAAGATGGCGTTCCACGCGGTGATGATACCGTCACCACCGGTGACAGACAAAGACACGTACTTCTGTTGCTGGGGGTTCTTCCCGATAGGGCTTACGTGTAATGACTCGAGCGGGTCGTCGAAGTGGACGCCGATCTCGCCGGTGTTCGCTTGTCCCGTGCAAGCCGCGGGCGGAGCAAACAGAAACGTTTCGAAACCGAAGAGCTCGCCGAGGGTTTATTATGACGACCAGGACGCGCTTTTGGAGGTTTCTGACTCGAGTGAGGATTCGGATGATGAGTGGGGGAGTAATAGGAGGAAAAGAAAGGCGAAGAAAAGAGCCTCCGCGAGTGCGTATGCGAAGAAAGCTCAGAATGAGAGAGTGAGGAAGGTACAGTCCAATGCGGCCAGCGGTGAAACTTTGGAGGGTTCGAAGGCGGAGGCGAGTAAGAAGTCGGGGGGCGGTGCGGGGAAGAGGGGCGCGGCGGAGTTGGGAAAATTGGATTTGAATGTGGAGTTCAGTAATGAGGCGGAGGAGCCAGCGCGGGGGACTAATGCAGGTAATGGGGAGGAGGATAACATCGAAGGGATTGGGTTTTTTGAAGGTCTTGATGAGTTCTTGAGTAGCTTGCCGATTCTGAAAGGTTAA